One window of the Diospyros lotus cultivar Yz01 chromosome 12, ASM1463336v1, whole genome shotgun sequence genome contains the following:
- the LOC127786623 gene encoding scopoletin glucosyltransferase-like — MATSTSSGDGSEIFVLPSIGSGHLFPSIELCHLISSPNCTTTTLLLLPSNLLPSLPPSFRHRTAALSSLPASPHHHQDPARDQFASDLETHISTRRPLCAVVDFKVGWTKHIFWKFRVPVVSFFTFGASAAAMEWGAWKSDAHSMNPGEARPIAGLPPEMRLNYLDVQSRRGGPKPGYQPPWVPMIEGSVGLMFNTCDDLERPFLDYLSDQIGLPVWAVGPLLPELCWTSRPGSLILERQIRPPKRESNYTDDELIQWLDSKPRGSVLYVSFGTETCPTPDEYPELAGALEDSTHPFIWVIQHGPGGEESYFPHGLASKVGDRGLIIRGWAPQLLILSHPAAGGFLSHGGWNSTAEAAVLGVPVLAWPVRGDQIFNAKLVVKHLQIGAMALREGSVEVARKDIAEGIERLMCDREVHRRAKAVRARFGSGFPASSAAALDAFREFIHQNA, encoded by the coding sequence ATGGCAACCAGTACCAGTAGTGGAGATGGGAGTGAGATATTTGTGCTCCCTTCAATCGGCTCGGGTCACCTCTTCCCCTCCATAGAGCTCTGCCACCTCATCTCCTCCCCAAATTGCACAACCActaccctcctcctcctcccctcCAACCTccttccctccctccctccctccttcCGCCACCGCACCgctgccctctcttcgctccccGCCTCCCCGCACCACCACCAGGACCCGGCCCGAGACCAATTCGCCTCGGATCTCGAGACCCACATCTCTACCCGCCGCCCTCTCTGCGCCGTCGTCGATTTCAAGGTGGGTTGGACCAAACATATCTTCTGGAAGTTCCGCGTCCCCGTCGTCAGCTTCTTCACCTTCGGCGCCTCCGCCGCCGCCATGGAGTGGGGCGCGTGGAAATCCGACGCCCACAGTATGAACCCCGGCGAGGCCCGACCCATTGCCGGCCTGCCGCCGGAGATGCGCCTGAACTACCTCGACGTCCAGTCCCGCCGTGGCGGTCCAAAGCCCGGCTACCAGCCGCCGTGGGTGCCGATGATCGAGGGCTCAGTAGGACTGATGTTCAACACGTGCGACGATCTGGAGCGTCCGTTTCTCGATTACCTATCCGATCAAATCGGGCTCCCGGTTTGGGCTGTGGGCCCGCTATTGCCCGAACTGTGCTGGACCTCGCGGCCCGGATCTCTCATTCTCGAGCGTCAGATCCGACCTCCAAAGCGCGAATCTAACTACACGGATGATGAGCTGATCCAGTGGCTGGATTCCAAGCCACGTGGCTCAGTCCTCTACGTGTCATTCGGGACCGAAACATGTCCGACCCCGGACGAGTACCCGGAGCTGGCCGGAGCCTTGGAGGATTCGACCCACCCGTTTATCTGGGTCATCCAACATGGGCCGGGTGGCGAAGAGAGCTACTTCCCACATGGCTTGGCCAGCAAGGTTGGGGATAGAGGGTTGATCATAAGGGGGTGGGCCCCACAACTGCTGATACTGAGCCACCCAGCGGCCGGCGGATTTTTGTCGCACGGCGGGTGGAACTCGACGGCGGAGGCGGCGGTGCTGGGCGTGCCCGTTTTGGCGTGGCCCGTTAGGGGTGATCAGATTTTCAATGCCAAGCTGGTGGTGAAGCATCTCCAGATTGGGGCCATGGCGTTGCGGGAGGGCTCGGTGGAGGTGGCGAGAAAGGACATAGCAGAGGGCATAGAGAGGCTAATGTGTGACCGAGAAGTTCACCGGAGGGCAAAGGCGGTCCGGGCCAGATTTGGGTCGGGTTTTCCGGCCAGTTCGGCGGCTGCCCTGGATGCCTTTAGGGAGTTTATCCACCAAAATGCTTAA